A genomic window from Carassius auratus strain Wakin chromosome 45, ASM336829v1, whole genome shotgun sequence includes:
- the LOC113063131 gene encoding sex comb on midleg-like protein 4 isoform X3, with translation MKKIMEIHWSKGLMSIPAAASVQSGGGEMQSPGAISPSFLPPPSGKVPGRKRGRPPLKRHPEYQSRYPESFPPIKVPKKRGRKPGFKLKSRLMTPLAISPPSSTPEPDMSSIPQDAATVPHSATPQVLTVCIYVNKHVNTGPNLDRQKVLQLPDHLGPARPSVVLQQAVQGCIDSAFQQKAVFTLLTEGYGGEKISATFDGKQHLLSLPVVNSVGYVLRFLKKLCRSLLCEKLFSDQPIAPSSSPSSSSSFHTEKHSDGQLKSTDSMVDDYHGDSMNPKRYSADLSDSAYGAMSSPYTASKPAYGFRSGTSYSGGVCRQAASPSTFTEVNRSAYSPSPEGGEAKPPSSKDPSRWSVDEVVWFIKDADPQALGPHVDLFRKHEIDGDALLLLKSDMIMKYLGLKLGPALKLCYHIDKLKQNKF, from the exons atgaaaaaaatcatggaaattcATTGGTCAAAAG GTCTGATGAGCATTCCTGCTgctgcatcagttcagtcaggGGGTGGAGAGATGCAATCACCTGGGGCAATTAGCCCCTCCTTCCTCCCGCCCCCAAGTGGAAAAGTTCCAGGTCGCAAGAGGGGTCGCCCACCCCTGAAGAGGCACCCGGAATATCAGAGTCGCTACCCAGAATCCTTCCCGCCCATTAAAGTGCCTAAGAAGAGAGGGAGGAAGCCTGGCTTTAAG CTGAAGTCTCGCTTGATGACACCCCTGGCCATCTCTCCTCCCAGTAGCACCCCGGAGCCAGACATGAGCTCAATCCCCCAGGACGCTGCTACTGTGCCCCACTCAGCCACCCCACAGGTCCTCACAG TGTGTATCTATGTGAATAAGCATGTGAACACGGGTCCTAACCTGGACAGGCAGAAGGTGCTGCAGCTGCCCGATCACCTGGGTCCTGCCAGGCCCTCTGTGGTGCTGCAGCAGGCGGTACAGGGCTGCATTGACAGCGCGTTTCAGCAGAAAGCTGTCTTCACCCTTCTTACCGAGGGCTACGGGGGTGAAAAGATCTCAG CAACCTTTGACGGTAAGCAGCATTTGTTGAGTTTGCCAGTGGTCAACAGTGTGGGTTACGTCCTCCGCTTCCTCAAGAAGTTGTGCCGAAGCCTGTTGTGTGAGAAGCTCTTCAGTGACCAGCCCATTGCCCCTTCATCGTctccctcctcttcttcctcattcCACACTGAAAAGCACTCAGACGGACAACTCAAGTCAA CAGATTCAATGGTGGATGATTACCACGGTGATTCAATGAACCCTAAGCGGTATTCTGCGGACCTCAGCGACTCTGCCTATGGTGCGATGTCCTCACCGTACACTGCGAGTAAACCTGCTTACGGTTTTCGATCTGGTACCTCCTACTCCGGAGGTGTGTGCAGGCAGGCAGCCAGTCCCAGCACTTTCACGGAAGTAAACAGAAGTG CCTACAGTCCATCCCCAGAAGGAGGGGAGGCAAAGCCCCCATCCAGTAAGGATCCCTCCAGGTGGAGTGTGGATGAGGTGGTGTGGTTTATCAAGGATGCAGACCCTCAAGCGCTGGGCCCGCACGTGGATCTCTTCAGAAAACAT GAGATTGATGGGGATGCTCTTCTTCTCTTGAAGAGTGACATGATCATGAAGTACCTGGGACTTAAACTGGGCCCGGCTCTCAAGCTCTGCTATCACATTGACAAGCTAAAACAGAATAAGTtctga
- the LOC113063131 gene encoding sex comb on midleg-like protein 4 isoform X2, whose protein sequence is MRLRGRDLEDSTVSWIPSVLGVQSVRLRLRLDRRDDRGRGLWQLVDLGEEAQSGHRIRDRTPPTCSQSLMSIPAAASVQSGGGEMQSPGAISPSFLPPPSGKVPGRKRGRPPLKRHPEYQSRYPESFPPIKVPKKRGRKPGFKLKSRLMTPLAISPPSSTPEPDMSSIPQDAATVPHSATPQVLTVCIYVNKHVNTGPNLDRQKVLQLPDHLGPARPSVVLQQAVQGCIDSAFQQKAVFTLLTEGYGGEKISATFDGKQHLLSLPVVNSVGYVLRFLKKLCRSLLCEKLFSDQPIAPSSSPSSSSSFHTEKHSDGQLKSNSMVDDYHGDSMNPKRYSADLSDSAYGAMSSPYTASKPAYGFRSGTSYSGGVCRQAASPSTFTEVNRSAYSPSPEGGEAKPPSSKDPSRWSVDEVVWFIKDADPQALGPHVDLFRKHEIDGDALLLLKSDMIMKYLGLKLGPALKLCYHIDKLKQNKF, encoded by the exons ATGAGACTGCGTGGCAGGGATTTGGAGGATTCCACTGTCTCCTGGATACCGAGCGTCCTGGGTGTGCAGAGCGTCAGGCTCCGCCTTCGCCTTGATCGCCGTGACGACAGGGGGAGGGGCCTTTGGCAGCTGGTTGACCTGGGAGAGGAAGCGCAGAGTGGGCATCGGATACGAGATAGGACTCCTCCTACTTGTTCTCAAA GTCTGATGAGCATTCCTGCTgctgcatcagttcagtcaggGGGTGGAGAGATGCAATCACCTGGGGCAATTAGCCCCTCCTTCCTCCCGCCCCCAAGTGGAAAAGTTCCAGGTCGCAAGAGGGGTCGCCCACCCCTGAAGAGGCACCCGGAATATCAGAGTCGCTACCCAGAATCCTTCCCGCCCATTAAAGTGCCTAAGAAGAGAGGGAGGAAGCCTGGCTTTAAG CTGAAGTCTCGCTTGATGACACCCCTGGCCATCTCTCCTCCCAGTAGCACCCCGGAGCCAGACATGAGCTCAATCCCCCAGGACGCTGCTACTGTGCCCCACTCAGCCACCCCACAGGTCCTCACAG TGTGTATCTATGTGAATAAGCATGTGAACACGGGTCCTAACCTGGACAGGCAGAAGGTGCTGCAGCTGCCCGATCACCTGGGTCCTGCCAGGCCCTCTGTGGTGCTGCAGCAGGCGGTACAGGGCTGCATTGACAGCGCGTTTCAGCAGAAAGCTGTCTTCACCCTTCTTACCGAGGGCTACGGGGGTGAAAAGATCTCAG CAACCTTTGACGGTAAGCAGCATTTGTTGAGTTTGCCAGTGGTCAACAGTGTGGGTTACGTCCTCCGCTTCCTCAAGAAGTTGTGCCGAAGCCTGTTGTGTGAGAAGCTCTTCAGTGACCAGCCCATTGCCCCTTCATCGTctccctcctcttcttcctcattcCACACTGAAAAGCACTCAGACGGACAACTCAAGTCAA ATTCAATGGTGGATGATTACCACGGTGATTCAATGAACCCTAAGCGGTATTCTGCGGACCTCAGCGACTCTGCCTATGGTGCGATGTCCTCACCGTACACTGCGAGTAAACCTGCTTACGGTTTTCGATCTGGTACCTCCTACTCCGGAGGTGTGTGCAGGCAGGCAGCCAGTCCCAGCACTTTCACGGAAGTAAACAGAAGTG CCTACAGTCCATCCCCAGAAGGAGGGGAGGCAAAGCCCCCATCCAGTAAGGATCCCTCCAGGTGGAGTGTGGATGAGGTGGTGTGGTTTATCAAGGATGCAGACCCTCAAGCGCTGGGCCCGCACGTGGATCTCTTCAGAAAACAT GAGATTGATGGGGATGCTCTTCTTCTCTTGAAGAGTGACATGATCATGAAGTACCTGGGACTTAAACTGGGCCCGGCTCTCAAGCTCTGCTATCACATTGACAAGCTAAAACAGAATAAGTtctga
- the LOC113063131 gene encoding sex comb on midleg-like protein 4 isoform X1 has protein sequence MRLRGRDLEDSTVSWIPSVLGVQSVRLRLRLDRRDDRGRGLWQLVDLGEEAQSGHRIRDRTPPTCSQSLMSIPAAASVQSGGGEMQSPGAISPSFLPPPSGKVPGRKRGRPPLKRHPEYQSRYPESFPPIKVPKKRGRKPGFKLKSRLMTPLAISPPSSTPEPDMSSIPQDAATVPHSATPQVLTVCIYVNKHVNTGPNLDRQKVLQLPDHLGPARPSVVLQQAVQGCIDSAFQQKAVFTLLTEGYGGEKISATFDGKQHLLSLPVVNSVGYVLRFLKKLCRSLLCEKLFSDQPIAPSSSPSSSSSFHTEKHSDGQLKSTDSMVDDYHGDSMNPKRYSADLSDSAYGAMSSPYTASKPAYGFRSGTSYSGGVCRQAASPSTFTEVNRSAYSPSPEGGEAKPPSSKDPSRWSVDEVVWFIKDADPQALGPHVDLFRKHEIDGDALLLLKSDMIMKYLGLKLGPALKLCYHIDKLKQNKF, from the exons ATGAGACTGCGTGGCAGGGATTTGGAGGATTCCACTGTCTCCTGGATACCGAGCGTCCTGGGTGTGCAGAGCGTCAGGCTCCGCCTTCGCCTTGATCGCCGTGACGACAGGGGGAGGGGCCTTTGGCAGCTGGTTGACCTGGGAGAGGAAGCGCAGAGTGGGCATCGGATACGAGATAGGACTCCTCCTACTTGTTCTCAAA GTCTGATGAGCATTCCTGCTgctgcatcagttcagtcaggGGGTGGAGAGATGCAATCACCTGGGGCAATTAGCCCCTCCTTCCTCCCGCCCCCAAGTGGAAAAGTTCCAGGTCGCAAGAGGGGTCGCCCACCCCTGAAGAGGCACCCGGAATATCAGAGTCGCTACCCAGAATCCTTCCCGCCCATTAAAGTGCCTAAGAAGAGAGGGAGGAAGCCTGGCTTTAAG CTGAAGTCTCGCTTGATGACACCCCTGGCCATCTCTCCTCCCAGTAGCACCCCGGAGCCAGACATGAGCTCAATCCCCCAGGACGCTGCTACTGTGCCCCACTCAGCCACCCCACAGGTCCTCACAG TGTGTATCTATGTGAATAAGCATGTGAACACGGGTCCTAACCTGGACAGGCAGAAGGTGCTGCAGCTGCCCGATCACCTGGGTCCTGCCAGGCCCTCTGTGGTGCTGCAGCAGGCGGTACAGGGCTGCATTGACAGCGCGTTTCAGCAGAAAGCTGTCTTCACCCTTCTTACCGAGGGCTACGGGGGTGAAAAGATCTCAG CAACCTTTGACGGTAAGCAGCATTTGTTGAGTTTGCCAGTGGTCAACAGTGTGGGTTACGTCCTCCGCTTCCTCAAGAAGTTGTGCCGAAGCCTGTTGTGTGAGAAGCTCTTCAGTGACCAGCCCATTGCCCCTTCATCGTctccctcctcttcttcctcattcCACACTGAAAAGCACTCAGACGGACAACTCAAGTCAA CAGATTCAATGGTGGATGATTACCACGGTGATTCAATGAACCCTAAGCGGTATTCTGCGGACCTCAGCGACTCTGCCTATGGTGCGATGTCCTCACCGTACACTGCGAGTAAACCTGCTTACGGTTTTCGATCTGGTACCTCCTACTCCGGAGGTGTGTGCAGGCAGGCAGCCAGTCCCAGCACTTTCACGGAAGTAAACAGAAGTG CCTACAGTCCATCCCCAGAAGGAGGGGAGGCAAAGCCCCCATCCAGTAAGGATCCCTCCAGGTGGAGTGTGGATGAGGTGGTGTGGTTTATCAAGGATGCAGACCCTCAAGCGCTGGGCCCGCACGTGGATCTCTTCAGAAAACAT GAGATTGATGGGGATGCTCTTCTTCTCTTGAAGAGTGACATGATCATGAAGTACCTGGGACTTAAACTGGGCCCGGCTCTCAAGCTCTGCTATCACATTGACAAGCTAAAACAGAATAAGTtctga
- the LOC113063131 gene encoding sex comb on midleg-like protein 4 isoform X4, whose protein sequence is MSIPAAASVQSGGGEMQSPGAISPSFLPPPSGKVPGRKRGRPPLKRHPEYQSRYPESFPPIKVPKKRGRKPGFKLKSRLMTPLAISPPSSTPEPDMSSIPQDAATVPHSATPQVLTVCIYVNKHVNTGPNLDRQKVLQLPDHLGPARPSVVLQQAVQGCIDSAFQQKAVFTLLTEGYGGEKISATFDGKQHLLSLPVVNSVGYVLRFLKKLCRSLLCEKLFSDQPIAPSSSPSSSSSFHTEKHSDGQLKSTDSMVDDYHGDSMNPKRYSADLSDSAYGAMSSPYTASKPAYGFRSGTSYSGGVCRQAASPSTFTEVNRSAYSPSPEGGEAKPPSSKDPSRWSVDEVVWFIKDADPQALGPHVDLFRKHEIDGDALLLLKSDMIMKYLGLKLGPALKLCYHIDKLKQNKF, encoded by the exons ATGAGCATTCCTGCTgctgcatcagttcagtcaggGGGTGGAGAGATGCAATCACCTGGGGCAATTAGCCCCTCCTTCCTCCCGCCCCCAAGTGGAAAAGTTCCAGGTCGCAAGAGGGGTCGCCCACCCCTGAAGAGGCACCCGGAATATCAGAGTCGCTACCCAGAATCCTTCCCGCCCATTAAAGTGCCTAAGAAGAGAGGGAGGAAGCCTGGCTTTAAG CTGAAGTCTCGCTTGATGACACCCCTGGCCATCTCTCCTCCCAGTAGCACCCCGGAGCCAGACATGAGCTCAATCCCCCAGGACGCTGCTACTGTGCCCCACTCAGCCACCCCACAGGTCCTCACAG TGTGTATCTATGTGAATAAGCATGTGAACACGGGTCCTAACCTGGACAGGCAGAAGGTGCTGCAGCTGCCCGATCACCTGGGTCCTGCCAGGCCCTCTGTGGTGCTGCAGCAGGCGGTACAGGGCTGCATTGACAGCGCGTTTCAGCAGAAAGCTGTCTTCACCCTTCTTACCGAGGGCTACGGGGGTGAAAAGATCTCAG CAACCTTTGACGGTAAGCAGCATTTGTTGAGTTTGCCAGTGGTCAACAGTGTGGGTTACGTCCTCCGCTTCCTCAAGAAGTTGTGCCGAAGCCTGTTGTGTGAGAAGCTCTTCAGTGACCAGCCCATTGCCCCTTCATCGTctccctcctcttcttcctcattcCACACTGAAAAGCACTCAGACGGACAACTCAAGTCAA CAGATTCAATGGTGGATGATTACCACGGTGATTCAATGAACCCTAAGCGGTATTCTGCGGACCTCAGCGACTCTGCCTATGGTGCGATGTCCTCACCGTACACTGCGAGTAAACCTGCTTACGGTTTTCGATCTGGTACCTCCTACTCCGGAGGTGTGTGCAGGCAGGCAGCCAGTCCCAGCACTTTCACGGAAGTAAACAGAAGTG CCTACAGTCCATCCCCAGAAGGAGGGGAGGCAAAGCCCCCATCCAGTAAGGATCCCTCCAGGTGGAGTGTGGATGAGGTGGTGTGGTTTATCAAGGATGCAGACCCTCAAGCGCTGGGCCCGCACGTGGATCTCTTCAGAAAACAT GAGATTGATGGGGATGCTCTTCTTCTCTTGAAGAGTGACATGATCATGAAGTACCTGGGACTTAAACTGGGCCCGGCTCTCAAGCTCTGCTATCACATTGACAAGCTAAAACAGAATAAGTtctga